One genomic region from Salvelinus namaycush isolate Seneca unplaced genomic scaffold, SaNama_1.0 Scaffold689, whole genome shotgun sequence encodes:
- the LOC120042441 gene encoding beta-1,3-galactosyltransferase 1-like produces MAEGRRYCGWSRFRCCFLILLLIAMVFFYFGDRSVEWVPTLDRASKWWAEFRGGSPSRSGSTNTSREVVSLNSTDFTIDAHETASANSTDRQTSLIHSTQQAIKLNTTHNETSSVTSALTIITNLITEVKAVRSTPPPYVSPGPYHVEYPSEYIFILDEPEKCREQNPFLVLMVPVAPYNRDAREAVRSTWGSERQVLGKEVRLFFLLGLSSGEETEQLQEKVLQESKEHQDLLQSDFIDSYKNLTIKTMVMMEWLSSRCPKASYAMKIDSDMFLNVHTLVNMLLHAPKQNYQTGLVAQWGAVLRDRNSKWYLPMEVFPEPVYPPYALGLGYVFTLDLPRKLVEASRHVKAVYIEDVYLGLCMRHLGIRPTDPPSGNLFQVFPVAYDRCTYSRLIATTTNSITHQVNAWTDLHKPGPPC; encoded by the coding sequence ATGGCGGAAGGCAGGAGATACTGCGGCTGGTCCCGTTTCCGTTGCTGTTTCCTCATCCTGCTCCTCATAGCAATGGTCTTCTTCTACTTCGGCGATCGGTCAGTAGAGTGGGTCCCAACACTAGACAGGGCCTCAAAATGGTGGGCAGAATTCCGTGGTGGTTCACCAAGCAGATCTGGTTCTACCAACACCAGTAGGGAAGTAGTTTCTCTAAACTCCACTGATTTTACCATAGACGCTCATGAAACTGCATCTGCCAATTCAACAGATCGTCAGACTTCACTTATCCACTCTACTCAGCAGGCCATCAAACTCAACACAACACATAATGAAACTAGTTCCGTCACGTCTGCACTGACCATCATCACTAATCTGATCACAGAGGTCAAGGCAGTTCGGTCCACTCCTCCTCCGTATGTGTCCCCAGGACCGTACCATGTAGAATACCCATCAGAGTACATCTTCATCCTGGATGAGCCAGAGAAATGCCGGGAGCAGAACCCCTTCCTGGTTCTGATGGTGCCAGTGGCGCCCTATAACAGGGACGCTCGTGAGGCCGTCCGCAGTACTTGGGGCAGTGAGAGGCAGGTACTGGGCAAAGAGGTCCGTCTGTTCTTCCTGCTGGGACTGTCcagtggagaggagacagagcagcTCCAGGAGAAGGTGCTGCAGGAGAGCAAAGAGCACCAGGATCTGCTGCAGAGCGACTtcatagacagctacaaaaaccTGACCATCAAGACCATGGTGATGATGGAGTGGCTGAGCTCTCGCTGCCCCAAAGCCTCCTACGCCATGAAGATCGACTCAGACATGTTCCTCAACGTGCACACCTTGGTCAACATGCTGCTTCACGCTCCAAAGCAGAACTACCAGACTGGACTAGTGGCCCAATGGGGCGCCGTTCTAAGAGACCGTAACTCCAAATGGTATCTTCCAATGGAGGTGTTTCCTGAACCGGTATATCCACCTTACGCTCTGGGCCTGGGCTACGTCTTCACCTTAGACCTCCCCAGGAAGCTGGTGGAGGCGTCCAGGCATGTTAAAGCCGTCTACATAGAGGATGTGTATCTGGGACTGTGTATGAGACACCTGGGCATCCGGCCTACTGACCCCCCCAGTGGAAACCTTTTCCAGGTTTTCCCTGTGGCTTATGACCGCTGCACCTACTCGCGGCTGATAGCCACCACCACAAACAGTATCACTCACCAGGTCAATGCATGGACAGACTTACACAAACCTGGTCCTCCCTGCTGA